The Diaphorobacter ruginosibacter genome contains a region encoding:
- a CDS encoding ATP-binding cassette domain-containing protein, with translation MALITLLDAQLAFGHVALLDHADFTLETAERVGLIGRNGAGKSSLLKILAGIAKADDGVLHVQQGLRTTYVAQEPDLNPDATIFEVASEGLGQVVQWREQYLSGAPGVDLDQLQSRIEAHDGWNWEQRVEETLHRLHLDAGARISTLSGGTKKRVALARALVAKPDVLMLDEPTNHLDLDSITWLEDLLIDFKGSLVTITHDRAFLDRIATRIVELDRGQLRSYPGNFATYVLHKEEQLAQEAVINARADKLLAQEEVWIRKGVEARRTRAQGRITRLENMRANREARREVLGSVKMDIASGIQNSYQGKIIAELTDVSKSFGDKQIVKHFTATILRGDKVGLIGPNGAGKTTLLRMILGELEPDSGTVRRGNNLQVAYFDQMRQAIDMDATLEDFISPGSEWIEIGNQRKHVKSYLGDFLFSPARANSPVRSLSGGERNRLLLARLFARPANVLVLDEPTNDLDIDTLELLEELLQSYDGTVFLVSHDRQFLDNVVTSTIAYDEAGVWTEYEGSVEDWLLQSRRKREAATAAATPKKEARKEENAAADADRRAAQPALKRKLSYKEQRELEQLPALIDALEAEQKTIRDELADGTIYARDGGRAAALHARDGEIEEQLMQALERWSELSA, from the coding sequence ATGGCACTCATCACACTATTAGATGCGCAACTGGCCTTCGGCCACGTCGCCCTGCTCGATCATGCGGATTTCACACTGGAGACGGCCGAGCGCGTGGGCCTGATCGGCCGCAACGGCGCCGGCAAATCATCGCTGCTCAAGATCCTGGCGGGCATCGCCAAGGCGGATGACGGGGTGCTGCACGTGCAGCAGGGCCTGCGCACGACCTATGTGGCGCAGGAGCCGGACCTGAACCCGGACGCCACCATCTTCGAGGTGGCCTCGGAAGGGCTGGGACAGGTGGTGCAATGGCGCGAGCAATATCTCTCGGGCGCGCCCGGCGTGGATCTCGACCAGCTGCAGTCGCGCATCGAGGCGCACGACGGCTGGAACTGGGAGCAGCGCGTCGAGGAAACCCTGCACCGGCTGCACCTGGACGCAGGTGCCCGCATCAGCACGCTGTCCGGCGGCACGAAGAAGCGGGTGGCGCTGGCTCGCGCACTGGTGGCCAAGCCGGACGTATTGATGCTCGACGAGCCCACCAACCACCTGGATCTGGACTCGATCACCTGGCTGGAGGATCTGCTCATCGATTTCAAGGGCAGCCTCGTCACCATCACCCACGATCGTGCGTTCCTGGATCGTATCGCCACGCGCATCGTCGAGCTCGACCGCGGGCAGTTGCGCTCCTACCCCGGCAACTTCGCCACCTACGTCCTGCACAAGGAAGAACAGCTGGCCCAGGAGGCCGTCATCAACGCCCGCGCCGACAAGCTGCTGGCGCAGGAAGAAGTATGGATCCGCAAGGGCGTGGAAGCTCGCCGCACGCGCGCCCAGGGACGCATCACACGCCTGGAGAACATGCGTGCCAACCGCGAGGCGCGCCGTGAAGTGCTCGGCAGCGTGAAGATGGACATCGCCTCGGGCATCCAGAACAGCTACCAGGGCAAGATCATTGCCGAGCTCACCGACGTGAGCAAGTCGTTTGGCGACAAGCAGATCGTGAAGCACTTCACCGCCACGATCCTGCGGGGCGACAAGGTCGGCCTGATCGGCCCGAACGGTGCCGGCAAGACGACGCTGCTGCGCATGATCCTCGGCGAGCTCGAGCCCGATTCGGGCACTGTGCGGCGTGGCAACAACCTGCAGGTGGCGTACTTCGACCAGATGCGCCAGGCCATCGACATGGACGCCACACTGGAGGACTTCATCAGTCCCGGCAGCGAGTGGATCGAGATCGGCAACCAGCGCAAGCATGTGAAGAGCTACCTGGGCGACTTCCTGTTCTCGCCTGCACGCGCCAATTCGCCCGTGCGCTCGCTCTCGGGCGGCGAACGCAACCGCCTGCTGCTGGCGCGCCTGTTCGCACGTCCCGCGAATGTCCTTGTGCTGGACGAGCCGACCAACGACCTGGACATCGATACCCTGGAGCTGCTGGAAGAGCTGCTGCAGAGCTACGACGGCACCGTCTTCCTCGTGAGCCACGATCGCCAGTTCCTCGACAACGTGGTGACCAGCACCATCGCCTATGACGAGGCGGGGGTCTGGACCGAATACGAGGGCAGCGTCGAGGACTGGCTTCTGCAGTCGCGCCGCAAGCGCGAGGCTGCCACGGCCGCAGCCACGCCCAAGAAGGAAGCCAGGAAGGAGGAAAACGCCGCTGCGGACGCCGACCGCCGGGCCGCCCAGCCGGCGCTCAAGCGCAAGCTCAGCTACAAGGAGCAGCGCGAGCTGGAGCAACTGCCCGCCTTGATCGACGCGCTGGAGGCGGAACAGAAGACCATTCGCGACGAGCTCGCCGACGGCACGATCTACGCGCGCGATGGCGGCCGCGCCGCCGCCCTGCACGCACGCGACGGCGAAATCGAAGAGCAGCTCATGCAGGCACTGGAGCGCTGGTCGGAGCTCTCCGCCTGA